The sequence CGTCTTCGAGGGTTCCTGTGTAGTGAACCACCACCGTCTGCCTCGTTTGAGGCATGGCTCCCGTCCCTTCTTCCAGGTCAATGTACTGCAAGCCGGATTCTGTCGTGATAATTTCTTCGTCCGGATTTTCCATATTGTCCTCAATAGTGCTATCGGCAGGCTCCATTGTCTCAGATTCATCCGCATCAGGAGCTTGAGCCACCAGGGTTTCAGCATTGGACTCCAAGGCTGATGATGTCGATGAAGCCGATGACGAATCAGGAGCAAGGTTCATCCACTGCTCTAGTTTCGAAGGGGTTGCGGGAGGGGCTGGTTGCGACTCAGCCGCTGATTCAGCCGTTTTGGAGGACGATGGGTTAGCGGCGATCGCATCATCACCCGACGTAGTGAACTGAGCCACAACAACGACCACAAGGCAAGCCACCATGACGCCCAGACTGATAAGTATTTCTCGCATAAAGGAGTTCCCTAACGGTTGTCTGTCTAAATCTGTCGTTCTAACTATCGTTTTTGATTATCGTTCAGCAATGGGTCATCGCCACAAGCGATTTTCAAGATCCCGAATTTGACGCTCT is a genomic window of Candidatus Obscuribacterales bacterium containing:
- a CDS encoding FKBP-type peptidyl-prolyl cis-trans isomerase codes for the protein MREILISLGVMVACLVVVVVAQFTTSGDDAIAANPSSSKTAESAAESQPAPPATPSKLEQWMNLAPDSSSASSTSSALESNAETLVAQAPDADESETMEPADSTIEDNMENPDEEIITTESGLQYIDLEEGTGAMPQTRQTVVVHYTGTLEDGTKFDSSRDRNQPFSFRIGVGQVIKGWDEGVATMRVGGRRKLIIPPDLGYGARGAGGVIPPNATLIFDVELLRIGT